CGATGGCGTGGACGGATGAACAACTTCGCCGCATATATGACCGGACGCAGGGGAAATGTCACATCTGCGGGAAGAAGCTGGCCTTGAAGAACTATGGCGTCCACGGCTCGCGTGGTTGTTGGTCTGTCGAACACTCGCATGCACGGGCACTGGGTGGCTCCGACCACGGGAACAATCTCTACCCTGCCTGCATCAGTTGCAACTCCAGTAAAGGCAGCGGCACCACGCGTTCGGCTCGTGCCCAGCACGGGCGCACACGGGCTCCTCTATCGAGAAAGGCAGAGCGGAAAGTGCGGGTGAAGAACGCTGTCGCAGGGGCTGGCATTGGGGCTGTCATCGGTGGTGTTTTGGGCGGCCCTCCCGGAGCCGTTGTAGGCGGTCTTTTTGGCGGTGCCGTTGGCCATGAGGCGGACCCCGAGTAGCTCATCGCAAGGAGGACAAGCCGTGGCGTTTCAGACACCGATTACGATAAAAGAGGCAGTCGAAAGTATTCACGCCAAGAAATTCCTACTCCCGGCGATCCAACGGGAGGTGGTCTGGGAGACGGATCAGATCGCTCGACTGTTCGACTCTCTCATGCGTGACTACCCCATCGGGTCGTTTCTCTTTTGGCATGTAGACAAGAAGAACGTGGGTGGCTACCAATTCTATGAGTTCGTGCGAGACTATCACGAGCGAAACAGCCGCCATAATCAGAAGGCCAACGTCAGCGGGGATGACGACATCACGGCTATATTGGACGGGCAGCAACGGTTGACCTCGCTGTACCTCGGGCTTAAGGGATCCTACGCTTACAAGGAGCCGCGAAAGCGGTGGGACAACCCCCAGGCGTTTCCTGTGCGACGACTTTTCTTGAATCTTCTCGGTCCCAAGAAGAACGGGGACGAGACCGACATGGTCTATGACTTCGCGTTCTTGACCGCCGACGAGGCGCAAGGCGAGTCCAACGGCACGTTTTGGTTCCGTGTGGGCGACATCCTCGATCTCAAGAAACAGTTCGAGGTGAATAACTACCTGATCGAGCACGGATTGATGCAACGACCAGAAGCCCAAGCGAAGTTCGCCAACGAGACGCTTTTTAAGCTGTGGTCGGTCGTTCACGAGGCGAGAGTTATCAATTACTTCCTGGAGAAGGACGAGAGCCTCGACAAGGTATTGAACATCTTCATCCGCGTCAACAGTGGCGGGACTATCTTGAGCTACTCGGACCTCCTTCTCTCGATTGCCACGGCGCAGTGGCGTCAGCGCGACGCCCGGGAGGAAATCACTTCCTTCGTGGACGAGTTGAACAACATGGGGGATGGTTTCAACCTCAACAAGGACTTGGTGCTCAAGAGCGCGCTGGTCTTGGCGGACTTCAACGACATCGCATTCAAGGTGGACAATTTCAACAAAAGCAACATGCTGAAGATTGAGAGGCAATGGGATGAGATTGCTGGTGCCCTACGCGGAGCCGTCCGGCTGATAGCGAGCTTTGGCTATAGTCGCGATACATTGACGGCTAACTATCCCATCATCCCCATCGCCTACTACCCGAAGGTGCGCGGGCTCCCGAAGAATTTCGACATATCCGGCAAGTACGCGGATGATCGGGAAGCAATCCGGCGGTGGTTGATCCTGTCGCTTGTGAAGAGAGTGTTCGGTGGCGCTTCCGACACTGTCTTGCGGCCAGTCCGGGATATCTTGCGCGATGCAAAAGACGGATTTCCGTTGCAGGGCATTCTCGCCAAGTTCAAGGGTACGAACAAATCCCTCGCATGCACCGAGGATGATGTTGAGAACCTCCTCCATTACGAGTATGGGCAGGGATACACGTTCTCGGTCCTGGCGCTCCTCTATCCGACTCTCGACTTTAGAAACCGATTCCACATCGACCACATACATCCACGCAGCCTGTTCACGAAGGTGAAACTGCGGCAGCGCAAGGTTGAGGACGCCGACATCGACTTCTGTTTGGAGAACGTCGATCTCCTGCCGAATCTGCAACTGCTCGAGGGCGTACCGAACCAGGAGAAGAGCGACACCGAGTTCGCGGAGTGGTTCAAGGCGAATCACAAGACGCCGGAGGCCAAAGCCGACTACATGAAGCGGCACTACATCCCAGACGTCGATCTGGTGCTGTCGAACTTCCGCCAATTCTTCGAAAAGCGAAAGGCAAAGCTCCGTCAGGCGTTGAGGTCCCTGCTGGGCGTGACTGGCGACCAACAGCGGGATGCATCCTCCAAGGATAATGTCAAAACAAACTGAATGGGACTATTATGAGAGCGAAGAGGCCACAACCTCTGATCAAGAACCGCAGCAAGAAACCTACAGACAAAGTCACGCCACCCCAGTTGATCCGCCATTACGAAAAGCTCTCGCCGAAGGAGACGGACGAGCTGGTCGGCGACATGGCTGACTTGGTGGTCGAGTGCTTTCTCAAGAAGCGCGCCAAGCCATCGACGACGGCGGACGGGAAGCAGGCTCATAAGCCCAATGAGCCTCCGCATGAGCCCGCATGAGTCTGCCCATGAGCCCGATGAGCCTGGACATGAGCCTCGTGAGCCTGACAGGCCTTGGCCGCGAGCCCAAGGACGGCATAATCATGCGGAACGTCGCACAAGGCGCTCTACGGTGACGATGAATGGCTCGGTTGGGCCGTCAAAGAGCGCCGTAATTGGCGTGATGAGTTGGGGGGACGGTTCAAACGAGTGCCAGTCGCCCCGACCATTCCTCACGAAGGCCCGTTCGGCCACGAAGCCGAACGGGCCTCTCTCTTCAACGGAAGAACCCCGCTTTCCTGCCGGGCCTCCCCGCGATACAATGGACGCTCCGTGGGACGGCCCGTACG
Above is a genomic segment from Planctomycetota bacterium containing:
- a CDS encoding HNH endonuclease: MAWTDEQLRRIYDRTQGKCHICGKKLALKNYGVHGSRGCWSVEHSHARALGGSDHGNNLYPACISCNSSKGSGTTRSARAQHGRTRAPLSRKAERKVRVKNAVAGAGIGAVIGGVLGGPPGAVVGGLFGGAVGHEADPE
- a CDS encoding DUF262 domain-containing protein encodes the protein MAFQTPITIKEAVESIHAKKFLLPAIQREVVWETDQIARLFDSLMRDYPIGSFLFWHVDKKNVGGYQFYEFVRDYHERNSRHNQKANVSGDDDITAILDGQQRLTSLYLGLKGSYAYKEPRKRWDNPQAFPVRRLFLNLLGPKKNGDETDMVYDFAFLTADEAQGESNGTFWFRVGDILDLKKQFEVNNYLIEHGLMQRPEAQAKFANETLFKLWSVVHEARVINYFLEKDESLDKVLNIFIRVNSGGTILSYSDLLLSIATAQWRQRDAREEITSFVDELNNMGDGFNLNKDLVLKSALVLADFNDIAFKVDNFNKSNMLKIERQWDEIAGALRGAVRLIASFGYSRDTLTANYPIIPIAYYPKVRGLPKNFDISGKYADDREAIRRWLILSLVKRVFGGASDTVLRPVRDILRDAKDGFPLQGILAKFKGTNKSLACTEDDVENLLHYEYGQGYTFSVLALLYPTLDFRNRFHIDHIHPRSLFTKVKLRQRKVEDADIDFCLENVDLLPNLQLLEGVPNQEKSDTEFAEWFKANHKTPEAKADYMKRHYIPDVDLVLSNFRQFFEKRKAKLRQALRSLLGVTGDQQRDASSKDNVKTN